Proteins encoded in a region of the Pseudomonadota bacterium genome:
- a CDS encoding DUF1330 domain-containing protein, whose protein sequence is MTAYVIAMVRVDDPETYKKYTALTPALIEQHGGKFLVRGGDIETLEGKTFEDRLVVLEFPSAEAVKTFYESSGYQDAAAFRRASSEAVFLLAEGVADGAGAPDAQVVKSG, encoded by the coding sequence ATGACGGCCTATGTCATTGCCATGGTTCGGGTCGACGACCCCGAGACTTACAAGAAGTACACCGCGTTGACGCCGGCGTTGATCGAGCAACATGGCGGCAAGTTCCTGGTGCGCGGCGGCGACATCGAGACTCTGGAAGGCAAGACCTTTGAAGACCGCCTGGTGGTGCTGGAGTTCCCGTCGGCCGAGGCGGTCAAGACGTTCTATGAATCCAGCGGCTATCAAGACGCCGCCGCGTTCCGTCGGGCATCGTCGGAAGCGGTTTTCCTGCTCGCCGAAGGTGTCGCCGATGGTGCCGGCGCACCGGACGCCCAGGTGGTCAAATCGGGTTGA
- a CDS encoding ABC transporter ATP-binding protein — MGEGGQGLTTPGADAPVLLDVHDIQTRFRTQDGMVHAVNGVSFTLAPGETLAVVGESGSGKSVTMMSLLKLLPMPPAEIVAGHALFEGRDLITLGDDAIRDVRGGQIGFIFQDPMTSLNPVLTVGYQVAEPLRRHLNLSKAKARERAVEMLELVGIPQAASRLGDYPHQFSGGMRQRVMIAIALACQPKILIADEPTTALDVTIQAQIVELVKELRQELGMAIVWITHDLGVVAGIADRVAVMYAGSIVEHAEVASLYARPQHPYTRALLETLPHVDEAGPTRLASIAGQPPDLLQSPRGCPFAPRCRHAYARCMVENPLLEAMDDGHEVACWWNADDDRPRYEY, encoded by the coding sequence ATGGGTGAGGGAGGACAGGGTTTAACGACACCCGGTGCGGACGCACCGGTGCTGCTTGACGTGCACGACATCCAAACGCGTTTCCGTACGCAAGACGGCATGGTGCATGCGGTGAACGGCGTCAGTTTCACGCTTGCGCCGGGCGAGACGCTTGCCGTCGTCGGGGAGAGCGGATCGGGCAAGAGCGTCACCATGATGTCGCTGCTGAAACTCCTGCCCATGCCGCCGGCGGAGATCGTCGCCGGGCATGCGCTGTTCGAAGGGCGCGATCTCATCACATTGGGTGATGACGCTATTCGCGATGTTCGTGGCGGTCAGATCGGGTTCATTTTTCAGGACCCCATGACGTCGCTCAATCCGGTGCTGACGGTTGGCTATCAGGTGGCCGAGCCATTGCGCCGTCACCTGAACCTCAGCAAGGCGAAGGCGCGCGAACGCGCCGTCGAAATGCTGGAGCTGGTCGGCATTCCCCAGGCGGCCTCGCGCCTGGGCGACTACCCCCACCAGTTCTCCGGCGGCATGCGCCAACGCGTCATGATCGCCATCGCGCTTGCCTGCCAGCCGAAGATCCTGATCGCCGACGAGCCGACGACTGCGCTGGATGTCACGATCCAGGCGCAGATCGTCGAACTGGTCAAAGAGTTGCGCCAGGAACTCGGCATGGCGATCGTGTGGATCACCCATGACCTGGGCGTCGTCGCGGGCATCGCGGACCGGGTCGCCGTCATGTACGCGGGCTCGATCGTCGAGCATGCGGAGGTCGCGTCACTCTATGCGCGTCCGCAACATCCCTATACGCGCGCCTTGCTCGAAACACTGCCCCATGTGGATGAGGCCGGGCCGACGCGTCTGGCGAGCATTGCCGGGCAGCCGCCGGACCTGCTGCAGTCGCCCAGGGGCTGCCCGTTCGCGCCGCGCTGCCGGCACGCCTATG